Within the Govania unica genome, the region CTATGACGGGGTTTCGCTTCGTCAGATCACGCAGCAGGCAGGCGTCGACCTCGCCTTGGCCAATTATCATTTCGAGACCAAGGAAAATCTGTTCCGCGAAGTGCTGCGGCGACGTGTCGATGTGTTGAATGGCGACCGGCTGCGCCATCTCGATGAGGCGCGCATTGCCGCCAAAGGGCAATCTCCGACCATTGCGGCGCTGATCGATGTGATGGTCGCCCCGATCATCAAACGTGTGCGCAGCGATCCGGGCTGGCGCAATTACTGCCGCCTGATCGCCCATTCCGATATCAATCCGAAGCATGTGCAACTGATCAGCGAGCTGATCGATCCGACTTTCAGCCATGTCATCAGTGCCATGCGGATGGCTTTGCCGGGGATCGATGACGCCGATCTTTACTGGGGCATTTATTATCTGCTCGGGGCGTTTCTGGTGACCTTTTCCGAAAGTGGGCGAATCGATCTTTATTCACGCGGTCATTGCACGTCGGCCGATCTTGAAGCCGGTTATCGGCGCATGGTTCCCTTCATGGCGGCGGGCTTTGAAAGCATGCTGCGTGAGCGGGCGGCGGCGCCGAAAGCGGCTTTGGACAAGGGATCTGACAGGCCCAAGCCAGCACAACGCAAACTGCTGCACGGCTGAGCTGGCACGGAGTTATTTTCTCAATTGACAAGATTACAACGATCGTTGATTATTTTGACATCGACTGTTTAACAATAATAACAGGGATACTGCGCACTGCCGCTTGGGAACGGCAAGGGCGTATCGGGGTTTAAAGCTTCTGCTGACATAACCGGCGTCTCGCCGGATTGACTGTGACGACAAGGGCGCCAGCATAACAAGCGCCTGAAGGCGGAGCTTTGTGCCCGCCGCAGATGAAACAACGATAATTGAGGGAGAGCGGCATGAAAAAATTCGCTTTGGGAGGCGTTAAAGCCAGGGGTCTGTTGTTGCGGACGACGGCGCTGTTGTTGGGTGGCTGTGTCGCAAGTGCTGCGGCGGCCGAGGATGCCGCAGCACCGGCCGGTTTTGCCGGGCTTGAGGAAATCGTCGTCACGGCGCAAAAACGCGCAGG harbors:
- a CDS encoding TetR/AcrR family transcriptional regulator codes for the protein MVQKEQADKKLAVKRRAGRSKAGGELTKDRILDAAEALFAEGGYDGVSLRQITQQAGVDLALANYHFETKENLFREVLRRRVDVLNGDRLRHLDEARIAAKGQSPTIAALIDVMVAPIIKRVRSDPGWRNYCRLIAHSDINPKHVQLISELIDPTFSHVISAMRMALPGIDDADLYWGIYYLLGAFLVTFSESGRIDLYSRGHCTSADLEAGYRRMVPFMAAGFESMLRERAAAPKAALDKGSDRPKPAQRKLLHG